From one Rhodamnia argentea isolate NSW1041297 chromosome 1, ASM2092103v1, whole genome shotgun sequence genomic stretch:
- the LOC115743438 gene encoding membrane protein PM19L produces MAMVGRNLAGPLLFLNLVMYVIVVGFASWCLNRFINGQTGHPSFGGNGATMFFLIFALLAGVVGVISKLAGASHVRAWRNESLAAAASSALIAWAVTALSFGLACKEINVGGHRGWRLRVLEAFIIILAFTQLLYVLLLHAGLFDSRYGPGYGDTPYGSAAAAAGDPYKGGPTTGSVV; encoded by the exons ATGGCGATGGTGGGAAGGAACTTGGCGGGGCCATTGCTGTTTCTCAACCTGGTCATGTACGTCATCGTGGTCGGCTTCGCGAGTTGGTGCCTCAACCGCTTCATCAACGGCCAGACCGGTCACCCCA GTTTTGGCGGGAACGGCGCGACGATGTTCTTCCTCATCTTCGCGCTCCTGGCCGGCGTCGTCGGGGTCATCTCGAAGCTCGCCGGCGCGAGCCacgtccgagcttggaggaacgAAAGCCTCGCCGCGGCCGCGTCCTCCGCGCTCATCGCGTGGGCCGTCACCGCCCTCTCCTTCGG GTTGGCATGCAAGGAAATAAACGTGGGAGGGCACAGAGGGTGGAGGCTGAGGGTGCTGGAGGCGTTCATAATAATACTAGCCTTCACTCAGCTCCTGTACGTGCTGTTGCTCCACGCCGGCCTCTTCGACAGCCGCTACGGGCCGGGTTACGGAGACACCCCTTACGGCagcgccgccgctgccgccggcGACCCTTACAAGGGCGGCCCGACCACCGGATCGGTAGTCTAG
- the LOC115743436 gene encoding histone-lysine N-methyltransferase family member SUVH2-like, giving the protein MDSLIPFQDLNLLPDPPISSSSTAATHLVTPKIEPKTEPFDEPPPPPAPTQQPQPPHLQPQQQEPQHFAEESPSPPGEDSLYTEFHRVSELFRTAFAKGHRRYGDVDGVDPDSRAIVPFNPEETSQLATVVKPRISYKRSSELVRVTDLGLEDERYFRDLVRRTRMTFDGVRILSMADGSSGKRVRGDLIAASLMRNRGLWLNRDKRIVGSIPGICVGDIFFYRMELVVVGLHGQTQAGIDYLPASQSSNGEPIATSVIVSGGYEDDEDSGDVIIYTGHGGQDKFSRQCVHQKLEGGNLALERSMRYGIELRVIRGIRYEGGITSKVYVYDGLYRIMDCWFDVGKSGFGVFKYKLVRIEGQPEMGSVTMRLAKSLRSSPLSVRPAGYLSLDMSMKKENVPVLLFNDIDTDNEPLYYDYLVRSVYPPFVLHQNRNATGCECISGCAEGCFCFLKNGGEFLYDQNGLLLKGKPIIFECGAFCKCPPACRNRATQRGLKHRFEIFRSRETGWGVRSLDLIQAGAFVCEYAGVVLTRDQAQIFTMNGDTLIYPSRFPAKWEEWGDLSQIFPSYVRSLYPSAPPLDFAMDVSKMRNVACYISHSTKPNVLVQRVLYDHNNISFPHLMLFAMENIPPLAELSLDYGVSDEWTGKPLLLTEGSG; this is encoded by the coding sequence ATGGACTCCCTCATTCCCTTCCAAGACCTCAACCTCCTCCCTGACCCtcccatctcctcctcctccaccgccgccacTCACCTCGTGACCCCCAAAATCGAGCCCAAGACCGAGCCATTCGACGAGCCACCGCCTCCACCGGCCCCCACCCAACAACCTCAGCCACCTCATCTTCAACCTCAGCAGCAAGAACCCCAGCATTTTGCCGAGGAGTCCCCCTCGCCGCCCGGGGAAGACAGCCTCTACACCGAGTTCCACCGCGTCTCCGAGCTCTTCCGTACTGCCTTCGCCAAGGGCCACCGCAGGTACGGCGACGTCGACGGGGTTGATCCCGATTCCCGGGCCATCGTCCCCTTCAATCCCGAGGAGACCAGTCAGCTTGCCACCGTAGTCAAGCCGAGGATCAGCTACAAGCGCTCCTCGGAGCTCGTCAGGGTGACCGATCTCGGGCTCGAAGACGAGAGGTATTTCCGCGATCTGGTTCGCCGGACCCGCATGACGTTCGACGGGGTGCGCATTCTCTCGATGGCCGACGGAAGCAGCGGTAAGAGAGTGCGAGGCGATTTGATCGCTGCTTCTCTTATGAGGAATCGCGGGTTGTGGCTAAATCGTGACAAAAGGATAGTTGGGTCAATCCCTGGGATTTGTGTGGGCGACATCTTCTTTTATAGGATGGAGCTGGTGGTGGTCGGATTACATGGTCAGACTCAAGCTGGTATCGATTACTTGCCGGCTAGTCAGAGCTCCAATGGTGAGCCGATCGCCACCAGTGTTATTGTATCGGGTGGGTATGAGGATGATGAGGATAGTGGTGATGTGATTATATACACTGGTCATGGAGGGCAAGATAAGTTCAGCAGGCAATGTGTGCACCAGAAGTTGGAAGGCGGAAATCTGGCGCTGGAGAGGAGCATGCGCTATGGAATCGAGTTGAGGGTCATTAGAGGGATTAGATATGAAGGCGGGATAACGAGCAAGGTTTATGTTTATGACGGGTTGTATAGGATTATGGATTGTTGGTTTGATGTGGGTAAATCCGGTTTCGGTGTTTTCAAGTACAAGCTGGTGAGAATCGAGGGGCAACCAGAAATGGGTAGTGTGACGATGAGGCTTGCTAAGAGTCTTAGGAGTAGTCCATTGTCAGTAAGGCCGGCTGGGTACTTGAGTCTTGATATGTCCATGAAGAAGGAGAATGTACCGGTGCTTCTATTCAATGATATCGACACTGATAATGAGCCGCTGTATTATGATTATCTAGTCAGGTCTGTGTACCCCCCTTTTGTTCTCCACCAGAATCGGAATGCTACCGGGTGTGAATGCATATCCGGTTGCGCAGAaggttgcttttgttttttgaagAATGGGGGTGAGTTTCTTTATGATCAAAATGGGCTTCTTTTGAAAGGGAAGCCGATTATTTTCGAGTGTGGAGCCTTCTGCAAGTGCCCACCAGCCTGTCGGAATCGAGCGACTCAAAGAGGGTTGAAGCATAGGTTTGAGATATTTAGGTCGAGAGAGACGGGTTGGGGTGTGAGGTCCTTGGATTTGATACAAGCCGGTGCTTTCGTTTGCGAATATGCAGGGGTTGTGCTCACCAGAGACCAAGCCCAAATTTTCACAATGAATGGTGATACACTTATTTATCCCAGTAGGTTTCCTGCGAAATGGGAAGAATGGGGTGACTTATCGCAGATTTTTCCTTCCTATGTACGCTCTTTATACCCCTCAGCTCCTCCTCTGGATTTCGCAATGGATGTGTCTAAAATGAGGAATGTTGCTTGTTACATTAGCCACAGCACCAAGCCCAATGTACTTGTGCAGCGTGTTCTATATGATCACAACAATATCTCCTTCCCTCACCTAATGTTGTTTGCGATGGAAAATATTCCTCCTTTGGCAGAGCTTAGCCTGGATTATGGAGTGTCTGATGAATGGACGGGAAAGCCTCTGCTGTTGACTGAAGGATCTGGGTGA
- the LOC115743350 gene encoding uncharacterized protein LOC115743350, with translation MLRSAPSFSVFVSTDDEDGHHRPEEASEAGEALRRTTTTIADGVPAVCSEEFSFGRKAMGSIEEEGDDDGAGNAGGAEESGCRNDSSAGDDVEREPASPPMYIAAGLGIGNADFGGESNGGLALNPPEFDGLGDAEEYYERMVNEFPCHPLFLRNYAQVLQSKGDLHEAEDYSYRATLANPEDGEILAQYAKIVWDLYHDKERALTYYERAAQAAANDSHVLAAYAGFLWEIEDENVTDGVQENHLQGNLDEKDVLTSEKDIPVTGFDIANFTATCTDGKNVEENYKQMIEEDPSNPLILRSYAQFLYQGKQDLEGAEEYYSRTILADPMDVEALVMSAKLVWQLHRDHDKATSYFERAIQATPTESHILAAYASFLWETENDDEDES, from the exons ATGCTGCGATCGGCCCCTTCGTTCTCGGTGTTCGTGTCGACCGACGATGAAGACGGTCATCACCGCCCGGAGGAGGCTTCGGAGGCGGGCGAGGCGCTCCGGAGGACGACCACGACGATCGCGGATGGCGTACCGGCCGTCTGCAGTGAGGAGTTCAGCTTCGGGAGGAAGGCGATGGGATCGATCGAGGAGGAGGGCGATGACGATGGCGCAGGCAACGCTGGAGGAGCGGAGGAGTCGGGGTGTAGGAATGACTCGAGTGCTGGCGATGATGTGGAGCGCGAGCCGGCGAGCCCTCCCATGTATATCGCCGCAGGTCTCGGAATCGGGAATGCTGATTTCGGCGGCGAATCGAACGGCGGTCTCGCATTGAATCCGCCGGAATTTGACGGCTTGGGCGACGCGGAGGAATATTACGAGAGGATGGTGAATGAGTTTCCGTGCCATCCCCTGTTCTTGAGGAACTATGCTCAGGTTTTGCAG TCAAAGGGGGATCTTCATGAAGCAGAGGATTACTCCTATCGTGCTACACTAGCCAACCCCGAAGATGGTGAGATTTTAGCGCAGTATGCTAAAATAGTTTGGGATCTCTATCATGATAAAGAGAGAGCTTTAACCTATTATGAGCGTGCAGCTCAAGCCGCTGCAAACGATAG CCATGTCTTAGCAGCATATGCTGGTTTCCTTTGGGAGATAGAGGATGAGAATGTAACAGATGGAGTACAAGAAAATCATCTCCAG GGTAACTTGGATGAGAAAGACGTTTTGACCTCCGAGAAAGACATTCCTGTGACCGGGTTTGACATTGCCAATTTTACTGCAACTTGTACCGACGGCAAAAATgttgaagaaaattataaaCAGATGATTGAGGAAGATCCATCCAACCCTTTGATTCTGAGAAGTTATGCTCAGTTCTTATATCAG GGGAAGCAAGATCTTGAAGGAGCTGAGGAGTACTATTCACGTACTATTCTTGCTGATCCAATGGATGTTGAAGCATTGGTAATGTCTGCTAAGCTGGTTTGGCAACTTCACCGTGACCATGATAAGGCAACATCTTATTTTGAACGAGCTATTCAAGCGACTCCTACAGAGAG CCATATTCTTGCTGCATATGCTAGTTTCCTTTGGGAGACTGAAAACGATGACGAAGATGAGAGCTGA
- the LOC115743435 gene encoding uncharacterized protein LOC115743435 isoform X2 has translation MLEKIGLPAKPSLRGSNWVVDASHCQGCSSQFTFINRKHHCRRCGGLFCNSCTLQRMVLRGQGDSPVRICDPCKKLEEAAKFELRHGHRSRAGKGSSRVTSKNEDEVLAQLLASDAKGSSSGADSDANVVSGVERTISGASSFNSQEYVDMDSLRETGSATPEELRQQAVDEKKKYKILKGEGKPEEALKVFKRGKELERQADALEIALRKSRRKVLPAEKMISAEPGRENKPHVGKDKEKDDLLSELKELGWSEMDLHNEDKKLKSATVEGELSALIGELPQKPNDGKTKQSTDKTQITAHKRKALMLKREGKLAEAKEELKKAKVLEKQVEEQELLAGAEDSDDELSALIRSMDDDKQENLPRQQQHDYRLDDLIGVAGNVDGESDFEVTDEDMADPEMAAALRSLGWAEEYDTELATQSLPFDRGTLSADNPSKIKAFGHKQDGNASTLVTELFVNQGIRSSLDGAPRRSKAEVQRELLGFKRKALALRRDGKNEEAEEVLKMAKTLEDQISEMEASKSKFNTAHAKLENNKVKASIESSVDAEHEEDVTETDLRDPSLLSMLEDLGWKEEAPVAAKVQEVASKRITDDSLQSVTESTIVSSPVGSSSAPRTKAKIQRELLGLKRRALDLRRKGKLEEAEETLRMAKALEMEIEELELPKGPQLDASENRNSESLSSSVRHEEHGNLDNLVKVNEGFTRGAASLDVGPMNLERTRTNRDDTSPEKSYFWRPEASGYDNEFFAQGTATGASSSSKVVNSVDTMDLLTGNDWRNTQVSADKLEDRTSKDEALMERKETHANKQSQVNETNAGEELHQKGQVSIQQEILIHKKKAIGLKREGKLAEAKEELKQAKLLEKSLEEDKPQPSMSISSSTIPPREIKEEDTLKVTPKPLSSRERFKIQQESLSHKRQALKLRKEGRIKDAEAELDLAKTLEAQLEGSASHDSGKSSEDGVDDVAIEDLLDPELLSALKAIGIDDSSTVSRGPKKPEPLKHNLQSRENSGQDSIPLEEQIKAEKVKAVNLKRAGKQAEALDALRRAKMLEKKLNSL, from the exons ATGTTGGAGAAGATCGGATTGCCGGCGAAGCCGTCGCTGCGAGGGAGCAACTGGGTGGTCGATGCTTCTCATTGCCAGGGCTGTTCCTCTCAATTCACCTTCATCAATCGCAAG CATCATTGCCGTAGATGTGGGGGCTTGTTCTGCAACAGCTGCACACTGCAAAGGATGGTTCTGAGGGGGCAAGGCGACTCGCCTGTTCGGATTTGTGACCCGTGTAAGAAGCTGGAGGAGGCCGCAAAATTCGAGCTGCGGCACGGTCACAGAAGCAGAGCCGGGAAAG GAAGTTCAAGAGTTACGTCGAAGAATGAGGACGAGGTTTTAGCCCAGCTTCTTGCCAGTGATGCAAAGGGATCCTCATCAGGAGCAGATTCTGATGCCAACGTTGTTTCTGGTGTTGAAAGGACAATAAGCGGTGCATCGAGTTTCAATAGTCAAGAATATGTTGATATGGACAGCTTG AGAGAGACAGGATCTGCTACCCCTGAGGAATTGCGTCAGCAAGCTGTCGATGAGAAAAAGAAGTACAAAATTCTGAAGGGAGAAGGCAAACCTGAGGAGGCCTTGAAAGTCTTTAAGAGGGGGAAGGAACTGGAGAGGCAGGCTGATGCTTTAGAAATTGCATTGAGGAAAAGCCGTAGAAAGGTTTTGCCTGCTGAGAAAATGATCTCTGCAGAACCTGGCCGAGAAAACAAACCCCATGTGGGCAAGGATAAGGAAAAGGATGACCTTCTTTCTGAGCTCAAAGAATTGGGGTGGTCTGAGATGGATCTTCACAATGAAGATAAAAAGCTTAAAAGCGCGACTGTGGAGGGTGAACTGTCTGCCCTTATTGGAGAATTGCCTCAAAAGCCTAATGATGGCAAGACTAAGCAAAGCACGGACAAGACCCAAATAACCGCTCACAAGAGAAAAGCTCTCATGTTGAAGCGCGAAGGGAAGCTTGCTGAAGCCAAGGAAGAATTGAAGAAAGCTAAAGTATTAGAAAAGCAGGTTGAAGAGCAGGAACTTTTGGCTGGGGCAGAAGATTCAGATGATGAGTTGTCAGCTTTAATTCGAAGCATGGACGATGACAAGCAAGAAAATCTTCCTCGGCAGCAACAACATGATTATCGTTTGGACGACCTTATAGGTGTTGCAGGCAATGTTGATGGGGAGAGCGACTTTGAAGTCACAGACGAGGATATGGCAGACCCGGAAATGGCTGCTGCTTTGAGATCCTTAGGCTGGGCTGAAGAATATGATACAGAACTAGCAACACAATCACTTCCTTTTGACAGAGGAACACTATCTGCTGACAATCCTTCGAAAATCAAGGCTTTTGGTCACAAACAAGATGGGAATGCTTCTACTCTTGTCACTGAATTGTTTGTCAATCAAGGCATCCGTAGTTCACTTGATGGGGCGCCACGGAGAAGTAAAGCTGAAGTTCAGAGGGAGCTCCTGGGTTTTAAAAGGAAAGCTCTTGCTCTGAGACGTGACGGTAAGAATGAGGAGGCAGAGGAAGTGCTGAAAATGGCAAAAACTTTGGAGGATCAGATTTCAGAGATGGAAGCATCAAAGAGCAAATTTAACACAGCGCACGCCAAGCTCGAAAATAATAAAGTCAAAGCATCTATTGAGAGCTCAGTCGATGCTGAACATGAAGAGGATGTGACAGAAACTGATTTACGTGATCCATCACTCCTATCAATGCTGGAGGATTTGGGCTGGAAAGAAGAAGCACCTGTAGCGGCAAAGGTGCAAGAAGTAGCTTCTAAGCGAATCACAGACGATTCACTTCAATCTGTCACCGAATCTACAATTGTATCCTCACCTGTTGGTTCCTCTTCAGCCCCAAGAACGAAAGCTAAGATCCAGAGGGAACTCTTGGGATTAAAAAGAAGAGCGCTTGACCTTAGACGTAAAGGAAAACTAGAAGAGGCGGAGGAAACTTTAAGGATGGCCAAGGCATTAGAAATGGAAATCGAGGAATTGGAGCTTCCGAAAGGACCTCAGCTTGATGCCTCTGAAAATAGGAATTCTGAGAGCTTAAGTTCTTCAGTTAGGCATGAGGAACATGGAAATCTGGATAATTTGGTCAAAGTAAACGAGGGGTTTACACGAGGAGCAGCGAGTCTAGATGTTGGACCGATGAACTTAGAGAGAACAAGAACTAACAGAGATGATACTTCCCctgaaaaatcatatttttggaGACCTGAAGCATCTGGGTATGACAACGAATTTTTTGCCCAAGGTACAGCTACAGGAGCTTCTTCCAGTTCTAAAGTTGTTAATTCTGTTGACACGATGGATTTGCTGACTGGCAATGATTGGAGAAATACGCAAGTATCGGCTGACAAACT TGAAGACAGGACGAGCAAAGATGAAGCTTTGATGGAAAGAAAAGAGACACACGCAAACAAGCAATCGCAGGTCAATGAAACAAATGCTGGTGAAGAACTTCATCAGAAAGGTCAAGTTTCCATTCAACAAGAGATTTTGATTCACAAGAAGAAAGCAATTGGCTTGAAACGAGAAGGGAAATTAGCAGAAGCCAAGGAGGAACTCAAGCAGGCAAAACTGCTGGAGAAGAGTCTTGAAGAAGACAAACCCCAGCCCAGTATGTCAATATCTTCATCAACCATTCCTCCCAGGGAAATAAAGGAGGAGGATACATTAAAAGTGACTCCAAAACCATTATCCAGTCGTGAGCGCTTTAAAATTCAACAGGAGTCCCTCAGCCACAAAAGACAGGCCTTGAAGCTGCGAAAAGAGGGTCGGATTAAAGATGCTGAAGCTGAGCTTGATTTAGCCAAGACTCTTGAGGCTCAACTGGAGGGGTCTGCTTCTCATGATTCTGGTAAATCTTCTGAAGATGGTGTGGATGATGTGGCGATCGAGGATCTTCTTGATCCTGAACTTTTGTCTGCCTTGAAAGCAATTGGAATAGATGATTCTAGTACGGTATCACGGGGACCCAAAAAACCCGAGCCTCTGAAGCACAATCTTCAAAGCAGAGAGAACTCTGGCCAGGACAGTATTCCTCTGGAAGAACAAATAAAGGCTGAAAAAGTGAAAGCTGTTAACTTGAAACGAGCTGGAAAACAAGCTGAGGCCTTGGATGCTCTTCGGCGGGCCAAAATGCTCGAAAAGAAGCTCAACTCATTGTGA
- the LOC115743435 gene encoding uncharacterized protein LOC115743435 isoform X1 translates to MLEKIGLPAKPSLRGSNWVVDASHCQGCSSQFTFINRKHHCRRCGGLFCNSCTLQRMVLRGQGDSPVRICDPCKKLEEAAKFELRHGHRSRAGKGSSRVTSKNEDEVLAQLLASDAKGSSSGADSDANVVSGVERTISGASSFNSQEYVDMDSLRETGSATPEELRQQAVDEKKKYKILKGEGKPEEALKVFKRGKELERQADALEIALRKSRRKVLPAEKMISAEPGRENKPHVGKDKEKDDLLSELKELGWSEMDLHNEDKKLKSATVEGELSALIGELPQKPNDGKTKQSTDKTQITAHKRKALMLKREGKLAEAKEELKKAKVLEKQVEEQELLAGAEDSDDELSALIRSMDDDKQENLPRQQQHDYRLDDLIGVAGNVDGESDFEVTDEDMADPEMAAALRSLGWAEEYDTELATQSLPFDRGTLSADNPSKIKAFGHKQDGNASTLVTELFVNQGIRSSLDGAPRRSKAEVQRELLGFKRKALALRRDGKNEEAEEVLKMAKTLEDQISEMEASKSKFNTAHAKLENNKVKASIESSVDAEHEEDVTETDLRDPSLLSMLEDLGWKEEAPVAAKVQEVASKRITDDSLQSVTESTIVSSPVGSSSAPRTKAKIQRELLGLKRRALDLRRKGKLEEAEETLRMAKALEMEIEELELPKGPQLDASENRNSESLSSSVRHEEHGNLDNLVKVNEGFTRGAASLDVGPMNLERTRTNRDDTSPEKSYFWRPEASGYDNEFFAQGTATGASSSSKVVNSVDTMDLLTGNDWRNTQVSADKLEDRPCSVSQSSQEIPLIQPGAPRSADEDRTSKDEALMERKETHANKQSQVNETNAGEELHQKGQVSIQQEILIHKKKAIGLKREGKLAEAKEELKQAKLLEKSLEEDKPQPSMSISSSTIPPREIKEEDTLKVTPKPLSSRERFKIQQESLSHKRQALKLRKEGRIKDAEAELDLAKTLEAQLEGSASHDSGKSSEDGVDDVAIEDLLDPELLSALKAIGIDDSSTVSRGPKKPEPLKHNLQSRENSGQDSIPLEEQIKAEKVKAVNLKRAGKQAEALDALRRAKMLEKKLNSL, encoded by the exons ATGTTGGAGAAGATCGGATTGCCGGCGAAGCCGTCGCTGCGAGGGAGCAACTGGGTGGTCGATGCTTCTCATTGCCAGGGCTGTTCCTCTCAATTCACCTTCATCAATCGCAAG CATCATTGCCGTAGATGTGGGGGCTTGTTCTGCAACAGCTGCACACTGCAAAGGATGGTTCTGAGGGGGCAAGGCGACTCGCCTGTTCGGATTTGTGACCCGTGTAAGAAGCTGGAGGAGGCCGCAAAATTCGAGCTGCGGCACGGTCACAGAAGCAGAGCCGGGAAAG GAAGTTCAAGAGTTACGTCGAAGAATGAGGACGAGGTTTTAGCCCAGCTTCTTGCCAGTGATGCAAAGGGATCCTCATCAGGAGCAGATTCTGATGCCAACGTTGTTTCTGGTGTTGAAAGGACAATAAGCGGTGCATCGAGTTTCAATAGTCAAGAATATGTTGATATGGACAGCTTG AGAGAGACAGGATCTGCTACCCCTGAGGAATTGCGTCAGCAAGCTGTCGATGAGAAAAAGAAGTACAAAATTCTGAAGGGAGAAGGCAAACCTGAGGAGGCCTTGAAAGTCTTTAAGAGGGGGAAGGAACTGGAGAGGCAGGCTGATGCTTTAGAAATTGCATTGAGGAAAAGCCGTAGAAAGGTTTTGCCTGCTGAGAAAATGATCTCTGCAGAACCTGGCCGAGAAAACAAACCCCATGTGGGCAAGGATAAGGAAAAGGATGACCTTCTTTCTGAGCTCAAAGAATTGGGGTGGTCTGAGATGGATCTTCACAATGAAGATAAAAAGCTTAAAAGCGCGACTGTGGAGGGTGAACTGTCTGCCCTTATTGGAGAATTGCCTCAAAAGCCTAATGATGGCAAGACTAAGCAAAGCACGGACAAGACCCAAATAACCGCTCACAAGAGAAAAGCTCTCATGTTGAAGCGCGAAGGGAAGCTTGCTGAAGCCAAGGAAGAATTGAAGAAAGCTAAAGTATTAGAAAAGCAGGTTGAAGAGCAGGAACTTTTGGCTGGGGCAGAAGATTCAGATGATGAGTTGTCAGCTTTAATTCGAAGCATGGACGATGACAAGCAAGAAAATCTTCCTCGGCAGCAACAACATGATTATCGTTTGGACGACCTTATAGGTGTTGCAGGCAATGTTGATGGGGAGAGCGACTTTGAAGTCACAGACGAGGATATGGCAGACCCGGAAATGGCTGCTGCTTTGAGATCCTTAGGCTGGGCTGAAGAATATGATACAGAACTAGCAACACAATCACTTCCTTTTGACAGAGGAACACTATCTGCTGACAATCCTTCGAAAATCAAGGCTTTTGGTCACAAACAAGATGGGAATGCTTCTACTCTTGTCACTGAATTGTTTGTCAATCAAGGCATCCGTAGTTCACTTGATGGGGCGCCACGGAGAAGTAAAGCTGAAGTTCAGAGGGAGCTCCTGGGTTTTAAAAGGAAAGCTCTTGCTCTGAGACGTGACGGTAAGAATGAGGAGGCAGAGGAAGTGCTGAAAATGGCAAAAACTTTGGAGGATCAGATTTCAGAGATGGAAGCATCAAAGAGCAAATTTAACACAGCGCACGCCAAGCTCGAAAATAATAAAGTCAAAGCATCTATTGAGAGCTCAGTCGATGCTGAACATGAAGAGGATGTGACAGAAACTGATTTACGTGATCCATCACTCCTATCAATGCTGGAGGATTTGGGCTGGAAAGAAGAAGCACCTGTAGCGGCAAAGGTGCAAGAAGTAGCTTCTAAGCGAATCACAGACGATTCACTTCAATCTGTCACCGAATCTACAATTGTATCCTCACCTGTTGGTTCCTCTTCAGCCCCAAGAACGAAAGCTAAGATCCAGAGGGAACTCTTGGGATTAAAAAGAAGAGCGCTTGACCTTAGACGTAAAGGAAAACTAGAAGAGGCGGAGGAAACTTTAAGGATGGCCAAGGCATTAGAAATGGAAATCGAGGAATTGGAGCTTCCGAAAGGACCTCAGCTTGATGCCTCTGAAAATAGGAATTCTGAGAGCTTAAGTTCTTCAGTTAGGCATGAGGAACATGGAAATCTGGATAATTTGGTCAAAGTAAACGAGGGGTTTACACGAGGAGCAGCGAGTCTAGATGTTGGACCGATGAACTTAGAGAGAACAAGAACTAACAGAGATGATACTTCCCctgaaaaatcatatttttggaGACCTGAAGCATCTGGGTATGACAACGAATTTTTTGCCCAAGGTACAGCTACAGGAGCTTCTTCCAGTTCTAAAGTTGTTAATTCTGTTGACACGATGGATTTGCTGACTGGCAATGATTGGAGAAATACGCAAGTATCGGCTGACAAACTAGAAGACAGACCATGTTCTGTATCCCAGTCATCTCAAGAAATTCCCTTGATTCAACCAGGTGCCCCGAGGAGTGCTGATGAAGACAGGACGAGCAAAGATGAAGCTTTGATGGAAAGAAAAGAGACACACGCAAACAAGCAATCGCAGGTCAATGAAACAAATGCTGGTGAAGAACTTCATCAGAAAGGTCAAGTTTCCATTCAACAAGAGATTTTGATTCACAAGAAGAAAGCAATTGGCTTGAAACGAGAAGGGAAATTAGCAGAAGCCAAGGAGGAACTCAAGCAGGCAAAACTGCTGGAGAAGAGTCTTGAAGAAGACAAACCCCAGCCCAGTATGTCAATATCTTCATCAACCATTCCTCCCAGGGAAATAAAGGAGGAGGATACATTAAAAGTGACTCCAAAACCATTATCCAGTCGTGAGCGCTTTAAAATTCAACAGGAGTCCCTCAGCCACAAAAGACAGGCCTTGAAGCTGCGAAAAGAGGGTCGGATTAAAGATGCTGAAGCTGAGCTTGATTTAGCCAAGACTCTTGAGGCTCAACTGGAGGGGTCTGCTTCTCATGATTCTGGTAAATCTTCTGAAGATGGTGTGGATGATGTGGCGATCGAGGATCTTCTTGATCCTGAACTTTTGTCTGCCTTGAAAGCAATTGGAATAGATGATTCTAGTACGGTATCACGGGGACCCAAAAAACCCGAGCCTCTGAAGCACAATCTTCAAAGCAGAGAGAACTCTGGCCAGGACAGTATTCCTCTGGAAGAACAAATAAAGGCTGAAAAAGTGAAAGCTGTTAACTTGAAACGAGCTGGAAAACAAGCTGAGGCCTTGGATGCTCTTCGGCGGGCCAAAATGCTCGAAAAGAAGCTCAACTCATTGTGA
- the LOC115743282 gene encoding uncharacterized protein LOC115743282, whose product MEDLQRTAKAYFDAAADNVKQMARDFVAEMDHDGDGAVCLSEFLCFTKVKGYGRMSNPHFFKQLNTSGAGKLSFDEAIAFFYIVTSARPLCDGCGRLVLGMFFTCVKCFDDAGEAEAFNLCTDCFSRGKYTHPHDHFLDNFVLLEAKRRELKEERNEFRPRATDADTSTSLVIVPVDPGHAIFTQVCRVAIDVAVGLATRFCTIM is encoded by the exons ATGGAAGATTTGCAGCGTACTGCCAAGGCCTACTTCGACGCGGCTGCCGATAACGTCAAGCAGATGGCGCGGGACTTCGTCGCCGAGATGGACCACGACGGTGACGGCGCCGTGTGCCTCTCGGAGTTCCTCTGCTTCACCAAGGTCAAGGGCTACGGGCGGATGAGCAACCCTCACTTCTTCAAGCAGCTCAACACCAGCGGCGCCGGGAAGCTCAGCTTCGACGAGGCCATCGCGTTCTTCTACATCGTCACGAGCGCCAGGCCTCTGTGCGACGGGTGCGGGCGCCTCGTGCTGGGGATGTTCTTCACGTGCGTCAAGTGCTTCGACGACGCCGGCGAAGCCGAGGCGTTCAATCTCTGCACCGACTGCTTCTCCCGCGGCAAGTACACGCACCCGCACGATCACTTCTTGGACAACTTCGTGCTACTCGAAGCCAAGAGAAGAGAACTGAAAGAGGAAAGAAACGAG TTTCGGCCACGGGCGACTGATGCTGATACCTCCACGTCCCTCGTGATCGTCCCCGTCGATCCCGGCCACGCAATATTCACG CAAGTTTGCCGGGTTGCCATTGACGTCGCTGTTGGGTTGGCGACCAGATTCTGCACCATAATGTGA